The Lathyrus oleraceus cultivar Zhongwan6 chromosome 5, CAAS_Psat_ZW6_1.0, whole genome shotgun sequence genome includes the window CCACACAAGATCAAATTCAACCAATATACAATGCAATGAGACTCACAACATGACTCAATGCATGAGGTACCAATACGTGAACACTCAAGTTCACCACTTCGATCCCCACCTCCTAGGATCAAAGTCATCAATTCGTTACCATCACCTCTGATAACGCCTCACTGATACCATCACCTCAAAAATTAGCTACCGACCAAATCCACACAATGGGATTTGAGGCTCACCAACAATTGACCATTTGTCCAACAACATGAATGCATGCAGAATACAATACATGCAACAACATCATCATGCATAATAACTCACCTCTATAGTTAATGTATACCGCCAATACTAGCCATAATATATCAAACACTTGTTATACAGTTTAACAACATCAACATACAACATAACAATAAAAAACAAATGCATTTAAGGTTATGCCACACAACCACATGAAGATTTCAATGCATATCAATACCATCATACATAAAATATTCACTTTTAGGTACTGTAACCAATTTTTAATGATAATACACACTCTCAACTTTCTGACACTTCAAACGGTACTCGAATCGGATACTCGAAAtaaaagttatgaatttttaaagtttttaTAAGAAAATGCTCTcagtgtaaccggttacccaaaaaCTAGTAACCGGTTACACTGCATCCAATAGCGTAACCACATTGCCAACACACACCTGGCAATCGGTTACTTAAAAACTGGTAACTGGTTACACCCTAAATTCTAGCCCCTGTGTGGCCTCTGTTACACaaggtaaccggttacccaaaaaCCAGTAACCAGTTAAACCCCTCAAATTTTGCCCAGAAACGTGTTTTTAAGTAGTGTAACCGATCACTCTAATTCTGGTAATTGATTACATTGTCGCAAAAGCACTTTTCTACAATTTTTTCAAAACGTAAATCACATAAAATTCGTCCCAAAACCCCATTTTTCTCCCAGATCATTTATACCATATTTTAACACGAAAATCCCTTGTTCAAAGTTCAAAACCCCAACTTATTTACACCTAAAACCTCCATAGCTAAGTTCCGACTCTGACCTGAAACAACATCAATTTACACAACATTAACAACAAACAttccaatcaaatttcatgattctaacatcaatcattcatcattcacacaattcaacaATTAACAATATCACCATGATCATGAACATATAGAAGAAAACACATAGTCTATATGGCATAATCTACCCACCATCATCATGTTAACCCTTAGATAATCAGAACTCCACCATTATCTTATAGTTCCTAGCAATAacttctttgaccttcaacaatgGTGATTTCCCCCTTGAGCCAtattctcttcttctccttttctcAAATTCTCCTCTTTTCTCCTAAAAGTAATGTTACTGAGTTTCTATCCCAAATCTATTTTTCTATTCTTTTTATAATAaatcttattattttattaacttattatattatcactatttttaataataataataataataactcattctaattaaataaataaattaaataataactAAAATAGTTAATTAATTTTACTCACCACACCACCCTTTTTACACTTTTGTTCACACATTTTTCAACACCTTAATTTATAAGGCAACTACCCCACACGAAGAATACACAACACAGAACACCAACCaacacaacacaaccacaactaACACATAATTAAATTATGAAAAGTAATTCAAATAAAAATCGGGGCGTTACACATATACCCATTATTGAGATAGTTCTCCCCTTACTTGGTTATCCTAGCAGTAGTGTAAAATTTTAGTTTTTGATTCTCTAATCCCATCCAAGTTCTACGTCTTCTATTGCACTTTCTCTAGACTCATCTCTATTCTCCAACTCTGTTTATACATACTGATAAAACTCCCTAAAACTAAGTTGGAAaatcttattataattttaattCTAACCCATACTCTTAATACTCTTACTCCTTTTTCCCTTCCATTTATCATAAATCATACTTTGGCCTCAAACTTTCTATTTTCtattaaattaaatatatctaataaaatactattattttaattattaaaataaactCTAATAATTTAGTCAAACTCTATTAGGCTATAATTCTCTCCACACTCTCACATCAATGTCACACACCCATATCACccttatttatttaattaatattattcaATAAGCAAAAAATAGGCAAAAATgataataaattaaataatttcaataaatcaaaaactggggtgttacaactcttcccacttaaagaattttcgccctcgaaaattacctTAAGTAAACAGATTCGGATACGACTCCCTCATCTGCCTCTCAAGCTCCCAAGTCACGTTTCCACCAGCTGatcctccccaagctaccttcactaaggtAATATCTTTACCACATAACTTTTTCACTTCCCGACCATCTATCTGCATGGATGATGCCTCAATAGTCAAGTTATTCTCACATGCACATCATCCACTTGAATCACATGAGACAAATCCAAAATGTATCTCCTtaactgagacacatgaaacacatcatgaagattagcaagcGACGATGGTAAAGCAATCTGATAGGTCACTTATCCTATCCTCTACAAAATCTAGTACGAACCAATGAAACACAGACTAAGTTTTCGAGACTTCAATactcgaccaacaccagttaccgGAGTAACTCTCACAAATATAATAAATTGTATGCTAGTATATTGTTTGGTATAAGTGAAAGAAGAGAGAAATAGAAAAGATACAAATATTTATCTTTCTTTTCACCTATTTAGTTGAATGGAAAGTGAGAAGAAAAAATActattaattaaaaaaaaagagACAAAAATAAGTTTAAATCTGATTTATATTTGAGTTAATTTAGTTAATTAATTTCATAATGTTATGTTATTAgattaataattttaatttaatgaaatttaatttatcaattaaatatttaattatatttttaaaataaaaaatttattataaGTTATGAATGAGAAAAAATCAATTTCAATTGATACATTGAACCAATGTTTTAAAATCCAGACCGACAATCTACCTGGTGAAGTTATTGGGTCACTAGGTTACTGGTCGGACCAGTGGGTCACTGGTCAGACCGCATGACTTTTGACCTGGTTTCTatagaaataaataaaaattatttatgACATAAAATTTGTAACTATAACTTTTTATAAAGATGTAAAATTTATAAAATTAGAATAATGTAAAAACTTATAAACTAAAATATAGAAATTTAATATTTTATAGTAAGTCATAAGTTATAATATTATAATAACCCATAAGAATTCAAACTCATAAATTATAACATATATAATAATCTATAATAATAACACCAACTAAAATAAGTTGTAAAAATCCATAATTTATTTATTCTCATGAAGACAAATTGTCATAATCTTGATATTCATATTCATCTCTAACTTTTCTATCTTCACCAAGAACTCCATTTTCTCCGACATTGTTTTCCTCCAAATTCACATTATCCACAATATTGTCTTATGCATTACCCACATCCCCATCTTCATCATCATCTAAATCTAATTAACAATGTTTTTAAAAATAGTTAGCAAATAAAATATAGAGATAAAAAATATGAGACAATAAAATTGATTCACAACCACAAACCACATTGTACTCATTTTATAATATACCAATATCACTTGAAATTGGTTAGATGGTCATATTTGTAAGGTCATTGTGCAATGCTTCCACCTCTTTATTAGTTAAGAGGGGTGGTGAATCTTCTAATATCCAACTAGAATTGTCACCAATTGTTTCAATATTTATAGGATCATAACTCTCATGTCTTATTTTCTTAAGCACACATAAATTAAATCTGAGCACGTGAATACAGAAAGATAATGATCAGAAAAAAATAACCATAATAATACATATTTTAAAGTCTCAAGTTGTAAGGCACAACTAAATCATTAAGTTTTTGATGCTCAAACCTATTCCTTTTTTGGAATGAATATGCTCAAATATACTCCTATTGCGTTCACAACCCGAAGCACTACAAGTTTGGCTTAAAATACGAATAATTAATCTTTGCAAAGTTGGTGTACCATTGCCATAAGTTTCCGCCATGGATCTATATATAGctattagatttaattattagatttaattcatatttaagtttgttagatattagatttaaatattagatttgattcatatttaagtttgttagatattagatttaaatattagatttgattcatatttaagtttgttagaggcttataaatagggtgtcaatcattgtaacttttaatcctttttgtagccatcattctctgaataagaatatttccattcatcatatattctacctttgcaccaacaattggtatctagagctccggttcagattcattgggaaacacgggaaacacgagtgaacgtgaggttttgtgtgtttgattttgattcttagattcgtgttgaatcttgaacaaaatctgatcagaattttaattctgtgggttgggaaacactgtgtgagaaatctgagtgtattgtgcaaggtagaaagatgaacggaaacggcaacatgaacaccaaacttccagtatttgacggtaaaaactggaatcgttggatgatccaaatgcgtgtactgttcggtgctcaagatgttctagatcttgtcactgatggttatgttccggtagcagcagatgcgacggatgaacagaaaaacacgcagaaggaagtaaggaagaaggatcagaaagcattgttcttcattcatcaatgtgttgatgtaaatgtgtttgagaagattgcagattcaacgacagcaaaggctgcgtgggacacactggttagatgttatggtggtgacgcatcagtgaagaaggtgaagcttcagtccttgagaaagcaatatgagaatctcaacatgaagaataatgagaaagtttctaaatacatctccagagtgattctgatcactaatgagatgaaagcgtgtggagaaactctttctgaagaaacaatcatggagaaggtattgagatcccttacctctcaatttgattacattgtggtagcaatagaacattccaagGATCTGAGCACaatgagaattgaagagctgcagagcagtctagaagcgcaagagttgcgtttgactgaaagaacttctgaaagggaagtagagcagcaggctctgaaagcaacttctgataggaggtatcagaagcagtcagaagccaggagaagatctgatggtggtcagaagtcagaaagctcaacctctgatagacaaaaaaatgctcagaagggaaaagagaagtatgacaagaagaaaatccaatgttactgctgtaagaagtttggtcactttgctagagactgttggtcaaacaaggagagaaaatcagaagaagcaaatatagccagaagttctgatgacgaatctgtgctattgatggcctctgaatctgataatatggatctgatagactggtggtatatggacactggctgttcaaatcatcttactggaaacaagaaatggctggttgactttgactctgaaaagaggacaaagatcagatgtgctgatgacaaatatcttaatgcagaaggtatgggaaatgtcagagtgactctgaacaatgggaaaacagcattgattcagaacgtgtggtatgtacctggcatcagaagcaatctgatgagtgtgggacaattaattgagaaaggtttttcagttaccatgaaggacaatcttctgaagctgtatgactgcaatcaaaagttgattatggagtcagaacagggaaggaatagaacattcaaggtgaatgtcagaactgcagactcagaatgtcttagtgcaacaagtgctgagaaggagagtgagctgtggcacagaagatttggtcatttgaatttcagaagcttaaaacatctgaattcaaagaagttggtacatggaattcctgcaattaagaagcctgaaaagtcatgcaaagtttgcatggaaggaaaacaaccacgattgccatttgcgtcagaaactgctccaagagcaaaacatgccttgggagttgtacattctgatgtgtgtggtccatttccagtagcatcgattggagggaataaatactttgtgttatttgttgatgaattcacaagaatgacatgggtatccattattaagtttaaacacgaggtgtttgatgaattcaagaagttcagaatgaaggctgagaatcagagtggtcagaagttgaagattcttagaactgacggtggaggtgagtataactccaaagagttccagaagttctgtgaggagaatggaattgagcatgaggttactgctccttatacccctcaacacaatggtcttgctgaaagaagaaaccgcactttgcttgatatggtgagaagcatgctaaaggagaagaagcttcctcagaagctctggggagaagctgttgccactgcaacgtatgtactcaaccgttgtcctacgaagaagttgaaggaaatagttccaatacagaagtggactggagataagcaaagtgttagtcatttgaaggtgtttggttctgtttgctataaacatgttccagaagccagaagacagaagctggatgatagaagcaaagtgatgattctgatagggtaccacagtacaggtgcatataagctctattgtccagaaaccaataaaattgaattcagcagagatgtgattgtgaaggaatcagaagtttggaattgggataagtctcaatctgactctgatgttagaacctctgaagaaaggtcagagttcagaatttctgaggttggagtaaattctgacgttgattctgactctgatagtgatccaaaatctgatgttccagactctgatgttccagactctgatgtttcagactctgatgatcctgactctgatgacccagactctgatggtaatccagattctagtggcaattcagactctggaaatatgccagcccctgaagatggtcaaagctctggaggaagtcaaccatctgaaggtagaaactctgaagttgaagactctgaacaagttcagagaccacaaagagtcagaaacatccccagaagatatgcagaatttgacatgctgcaagacactgaagtagactctgaaggagaagttattcagtgtgccatgttagtagactctgaacccataagtacagaagaggctcttaagcagaagctctggctgaaggccatgaaagaagaacttgatgctatagagagaaacaagacatggaagctgacagaacttccaacAGACAAGAAAaccatcagcgtcagatgggttttcaagcagaagttaaagccagatggttcaattggcaaacataaagcaaggttggtagccagaggatttctacagaaacctgggctagattactctgaagtgtttgcacctgtagcaagacatgaaacaatcagaatggtgattgcaatagctgctaacaggaattggcctctgatgcatttagatgtaaaatctgcatttctgaacggtccattagaagaagaagtttacgtgtcacaacctcctggatttgtgaaaaagaatcaggaagggatggtgtacagattatacaaagctctatatggattgaaacaagcgcccagagcttggaataagaagattgattcatttttcaagaagcaaggctttcagaaatgtgagatggagtacggtgtctatgttcagcatacttctgaaggaaatatgactctggtatgtttatatgttgatgatatactgctgactggaagttctgaacaggagatagccaagttcaagaaagttctgatgaatgaattcgaaatgactgatctaggcaaaatgacatactttctagggatggagttcagatactctgagaaaggtattattttgcatcagctcaagtatgaattagaacttctgaagagatttgatctgaagaattgtaagattgctgttactgcatgccaagctgtgtggattctgaatctattgcaggatctgaagattaaagtaaacaaacctctgaagctgatgattgacaacaagtctgcaaacaatcttgccagaaacccagtgttgcatgggagaagcaagcatattgagatcaagtatcattttctgagacatcaagttcagaggggagtgttagaagttatacactgcagcactcagaagcagttggcagatgttctgacgaaagctatcaagactgatcaatttctcagattaagggatggaattggtgttacaagttttgatggaatatgaattaagggatggtattagatttaattattagatttaattcatatttaagtttgttagatattagatttaaatattagatttgattcatatttaagtttgttagatattagatttaaatattagatttgattcatatttaagtttgttagaggcttataaatagggtgtcaatcattgtaacttttaatcctttttgtagccatcattctctgaataagaatatttccattcatcatatattctacctttgcaccaacaataGCATGCAGTTAAATAAGTCAATAAGCATTGAAATTTGAACTAAAAATTATTAAGAATTAGAGGTTATGGAAATTACCTAGCCTTACTATACATCGTTCACCCACAATTGATTTCCTTCCAAAATATAATTCAACGTCTTTGAATATTCTCATCTCACCTGTTAACTTCAAACGAGGTTCAGAGTTTCCATGAGCATACTTTTCAATGACATCTAAAAGTCATGTTGTTATGGATGCATGTTTTTCAAATTTTACATCATTATATCGACAAGCTGGATTCAACCAATAACCGACTAACAAGAAGATTTTTATGGAGTTGTAAATCCTAACGGTTATCTAAGATTTTCAAGTAAGGATCCATTATCTTCTTATTTCTTTGAAACCTCTCCATCATCTCCTCTCTAGATTTGACTATAGATTTGTATAGAATGCCTATAGCAGGTTTATTTTCACTATCAACAATACATAACACACGCGCAAGGGGTTCAGTAAGTTTAACTATATCAACACATTTACTAAAAAATCCAGAATCTAAAACTTGATCCATAAACTTTTTTTCCTTTGCTTCTTTGGCATATGCTGAGCTTGTCCATTATTTAGATGTTACCATGTCTCTTAGTGAATTTTTGTGAGATAAGATACTTTGCAAAGCAATGAAGTTAGTGGAAAACTAAGTTGGAGCATGACGAAGAATTTCTCTTCCACCTGTTTGCTTTCTCATCAAATACAATGCATAACAATGGTTATAAATATTTTGGTAACATTACAAGCATGTGACACAACCTCACTTACTTCCTCTAATTTTACCATGTGTTGCAACATCAAATTAATGCAATATGCCGCACAAGGAGACCAAAATAATTTAGGAAACTCATTTTCTAATAATCTTCCAGCAGCAACATAATTTGCAGCATTGTATGTCACTATGTGAACAACATTTTCAGGCCCAACAAATAAAACCACCTTTCTAAAAAGCTTA containing:
- the LOC127081823 gene encoding uncharacterized protein LOC127081823, with protein sequence MADALCSMSLGYKVPIMHSLRGYLLSKLVENVNKLIEECREIWKKIGCTLMVDGWTGQKRRTLINFLVYCPKGTIFLKFVDASHASKTADMLYKLFRKVVLFVGPENVVHIVTYNAANYVAAGRLLENEFPKLFWSPCAAYCINLMLQHMVKLEEVSEVVSHAFKLTEPLARVLCIVDSENKPAIGILYKSIVKSREEMMERFQRNKKIMDPYLKILDNR